The Gossypium hirsutum isolate 1008001.06 chromosome D06, Gossypium_hirsutum_v2.1, whole genome shotgun sequence genome contains the following window.
aattttttttattataaatcatGAACCTGGATCTAAAATCTTCAGAACCCCAAAATCTATATCCAAAACTCGATCCCTAAACTATACGACAGATCTTTTTGATTGAAAGGGAAAACAATTTCTAACACTACTCCAAGCAATGGCAACCCAAGCAGAGAGATGTATGAAGGTGGTGGAAGATGTATCTCCACCACCAGGTTCAGTTCCCACAACCTCTCTCCCTCTCACCTTCTTCGACATTCAGTTCCTTGGTTCCTCTCCCTTCCAACGCCTATTTTTCTATGAATTCCCGCACCCTACCTCGTATTTCATGCAAACCACTCTCCCCTCTCTCAAAACATCTCTCTCCCTCACTCTTCAACGTTTCTTTCCTTTCGCCGGTAATCTTGTGTTCCCTGCGCCTCCTCAAATCCCTTATATTCTCTATACACAGGGTGATTCTGTTTCGTTTTTCGTCAATGAATCCACAGCTGATTTTAGCCATCTCGCAGGCGATCACGCCAGACATTTTCAAGAATTTCAACTTATTCTCCCCAAGTTACTGCCTGCGATTGCATGTAAGACGTCGAGTGGTTGCATACAAAAGATGCCCTTTATGGCCATTCAAGTCACTCTATTTCCGAACCAAGGCATTTCAATTGGAGTTAGCTTTTGCCATGTTGCGGGTGACGGTAGAACACTTGCTCATTTTATGAAATCATGGGCATCCATTCAGCAGTCTCAAGGGGATTTGACTTGTCTCAACAATCCCTTACCCGATTTCAGCAGTAGGGATTTGATTGAAGACCCTTTAGGACTAGCATGTCTTTTCATGAAGCGGAAGTGGAGTTTCGAGGATTTATCTAACAATCCCATCAAAAAGCTTCGAATCACTTGTACTATCAAACGGTCTCAagttgagttattgaaagatttggTCACAAAAGGTTGCGTGGAAGACAACGGGTCCGAGCCTGTAAGTATTTCAACATTCGTAGTAACATGTGCTTACATGTGGGTTTGTTTgacaaaattacaagaaacaacgGTATCACAACAAATCTCATCAGCTGATGACTCCGATGAGCTTTCTTATTTCCTATTTGCAGTAGATTGTAGAGGCCACTTAAAATTACCTGCCACATACTTTGGGAACTGTACTATAGCACGCACCGTAGCAGTTAAGAGAAGTGCGCTGATGGGAGAAAATGGAATTGTGGTGGCAGGCAAGGCCATTGGAAGAGAAGTTATGGAAACGTACAAAGGACCACTGAAAGGGGCAGAAAGGGAAAAGTTCAAAAGTAGACACCCTCCTATCATGGTTTCAGCATCACCAAAATTCGAATTATATAAGGTAGATTTTGGGTGGGGAAGGCCTAGAAAGACGGAGGTCGCCAACATTGGGTCGTTGGGATCTCTTTCTCTGTTTTCTATTGCAGAGGGTAGAGAGGAGGAAGGCAGTATTGAATTTGGGTTAGCACTTGCTCCTCATGAATTGGATATCTTCAATTCTATTTTCCACAGGACTTATTAAAGGTACTGCAATTGTaacaattattattaaatattacttGCCTGCTGGATTTTAATGAGAACcgataaatacaaaaaaaaaaattagcctCATTTTCTCCTGTGCTTCTTCCTTACTGTCAGTTATCTCAGTTAGAGTTCATGTGTTGTTCGTTGTTCATCATGGTATGACTCCTATCTATGTATGGCTCTTCGTCAGATTGGAGGAATGAATCTCTACTCGGTCCTGGCTTCTGATTGAGAGCCAGATTCTTGATTTGGTTCATCATTAAAGTGCAGTTTGGTGTATTGTGGCTTGTCAACAATCTATGGCGTAACCGACTTTAAGTGTGTTAAATCTTGCAAGGATTTTGGAGCTTCAAGTATAACTTTTGTGCTTAGTTTGATCCCAGTTTCATATAGTGTTGAGAGCTATGACCAGTGATCATTGAAGCAAGTATATTAAAGCTTTATTAGATCTTCTAAGATTTCTTATATTATATAAATCTTTAGATTGCCTTGTTTTCAATCACCAATATAGTTGGCCAAATTTCTTTCGGCCGGAAATAATATAATAGTGCAATCTTACACGGTGATCgctattataaaattattgtgaCAATAAAATTGTTTGTCACTTAAGTCTTtactttttttgtaaaaaaacttGCTAGCTctaaaaatttaagttattttctAATAAATCTTACCTTTAAAGAAAGGCTTCATTATATCAAAAGGGGCGAGCGTATCGATTGCAGAAAGGCTGGCTGTACCCGAGAGTAGTTATTCTCCCTTACTTCGTCCTTGCTGCTATTGTAGCAGTAGTGCCTTTTGGAATTGTATCAGAAGTCCCTGGCTTCTTAATACTACTCTTAAGTAATTTCGTCCCTTGAATGCTGATCTAAGCGAGCGCGAATAGGGTTCAGCTAGTAGGTTGTAGTTGCATAGTTCCTAGGCCATCCATCCTGCCTTGTCCCTTCTCGCGTAAACCGCTGTATTAAAGGAGGTAAGTAAGAGTGAATtcatcaaaatgataaaaattaaaaccaCACTCAACAACGCCGCAAAAAAAAACTTTAGTGTTGCGAAAGACGGTgatgaaaataataacaaaataagacATGATTTTAACGCACAAGAATGTTACCATTTTTATATGATATCACTGTTATGTAATAAGTTACAACAAAATAATTTTGTTGCATGAAGGATTTCGAGTATTAAACTCGCAGATAGATTGGAGTCAAATTGAATAAACAAATAACTAAcgcaacttaattaattaaaccaaCTAATTACTAAATCTAAAACTAGCTAAGATTAACTAAATCaaggaaaatgatttttttactaaactaatctaataaatttaactaaaacaaCAAAAGTACATCAAAAGCAATTGTTGAAGAATATTCGTAGAGATTTAGTGGTGAAGAAATTTTTAGTTATTGGAATTTAATAATCCATTTCGGTCATCAATGGATCTATAGTTCATAACTAAGCTGGTCATGAAGGTGTAAGTATCTTTAGTTGCTGTATAACTTACAAGTGTTTCTTGAATTCCTAATTTGGTGTATAGCTTAGAGGAATTAACTAAACCGTTGATTGCCAATATCATTGATTCCCTACTACCTAAGTTTGTATATCTTACAAATAGCGTCACGGTGTATATATTAGTAAGTTGGGTAACTATTCAATTAGATCACTAATGTTAAGCCAACATCTCGTCGCACTTTCCTCCAGTAATTATGaacaaattgaataattaatctAGTTACAATCTAAAACCATTTTTAATCTATTTCAATTACTAATTCATTGAATTACAATTCCTTCACCACTTAGAGCACTTAGTTCATAGTAAGATTCAAATCAACACCAAACACAAATAAGAATAcaatcaaaacaaagaaaaagagtaAAGAAACTTATTTGATTGAAGCACGAGTTTCTTCAATAATATGATCCAAGAATTGATTGAATCTACAAGCAAATCTTCAACACAATCACtctcaaaataaaaagaaaagaaccaaaaCTCATAAGTAGCTTTGAAACTAGAAAAACTTAGTAATAAACAATACTAACTTAACATAGCCTCTTCTTCCTTTAATCTAGCTTAAAGTAGGTTATTTATAAGTGCTTATAGGGTCTTAAATAAAAAGAATCTAAAAGCATTGAAGGAGGAAAAATCGAGCCCAAATTGGCCCTCACGTCTAGCCTAAGCGCCACCACGCCCACGTCATTCTTTTCCCCTCAAATTTTCCTTGCTTTCACTTTTATGTTTTACCTTCTTTCGAGCTCTATCCTGCATCTCAAGCATAATTCAACCTATGAAAAAGTCACACAAAACTTATTAAGTTCTAATTacttgaaaacacttaaaatataatgaaaaactaaaaaatgcATAAATGCAAAATGAATACAAATAATGAAAACTACTCTAATTAACTCGAAATGCATGACATTTTAGttaaaattcaaccaaaaactAAGTGAAAAGGACCTAAACGTATAGATATGATGAATACTTATCAATCACCAATCACAATggcaaggaatggaagggaaaatgatGCAAAACCTCAACACTCTCCAAAAGATCAAAACTTTCAGTAAGGGACAACCTAGTTGCATAGACCTTGTGAGGTCACTGTGGGGGTTCTTATCCCAAGTCTGTTTCTATGATATAAATAGTGATTAAAAGTGGGATAGGTTAAGCAATGCTTGTAATGACCATCGTATGTTCCGGTGAGCCGAGCAACATAAGTCACATATGTGAGAGTGAAGTGGGACTGCTTTGAAGAGACTACTTGGGTATAGTACTCTCAAACTCTTGTAGAACCAGGAGATGTTCACGGCCATATGAACATATCCATAAGAACTAAAACCTTGCCAGTGAGGTAGTTGTGAGAGGTATATCATCGTTTACACAAATGGCAGAAAAGTTCAAGGACATCGCGTCTATTGgtcagctagtaaagtaaatatactttcacaaAGGAAAGGTTCAAGGGTTGATGCCTGCCTATCCTATGCAACTATCGATTGTAGATTCTATCAGCACATTGAGTGAATGTTTTTCGTTAAAACTATCAATTTCATTCATGTGGGGGATTGTTGGGAAAAATAGATTTTTGGAAgttttgaggcatattctcgattggtaaaggtggagatttgaatcataaaattatagttttatacTCTACCTCATGAGACcgttacaacggtatatcatatgctcaaaatggttgagtgatgaataagaaattgatgctcaaagtaagccacttgtgaattatgttgaggaaaatggaaaatggaatatgtttatatatatgaaccAACTTGGTGATTATTGAATGGCTAAGCTAATGCTCTTCCTCACGCATAGGAGGTGCAAATCCAAACCTGTCGAGATTGGGGGCACACCCGCACGACGTGGGCAACGTGAAATGTTCAGAACGGTCGGGCCCTTCTAGGCCTACGAATATTTTAGCCCAATGCGTATACGTTAATGGCTCTATTAGTCAAATTTCCAAAAGTTCTttcattttgaattatttttatttaaaccaaaataatctGTATAAGAAAAATACACtgaatttttctctattttttgtaCAAAATTTTGAGATCTTTTCCCTGTATATTTCGAATCTATTTTTGATGATAGAAGAAAGTTGGGCTATAGTTTGTTGATCACTGCAATCGTGCTACTGTCGTGCTCATCTCGTTGTTGTATCCTAGGAGACAATCGACCAACGTTTCTCTAGCACCAAATGAGCGGCCGAATCTGTTTTAAGGAAACTGTAAAAACATACATCAACTACCAATCGGATTTCTGCCTACCTATGAGTACACAATTTCGAtccaattttattttcaatttctatttttcagatCTTATATATATAACTACATTTTTGTGGTTCGATCTTGTgttttaaatcaatattttacatTACTGTTTATTTCACTAATGTAATTTGCAATAGAATCCACATAATCACTAACATGAATCGATCCTTACATCATAATTAGACCTTGAAATTGCTCAATCAAATACCTATACTTGAAATCCAACTATCCTCCCAAAATTTCACTAACCTACCATCCTTTATAACCTAATGAATACATTCACGGAGTGTCCCCCATATCTTAGAATGTGATCTCCAAACAAAGGAGCAGATCGGTTGGTCAATGGAGATATGACATCCTTCCTCAAACTTATTTTTACTCCTTACAACTTGAACCCAAAGAGCCTCCTTTTTAGTAATAAGCTTAAATCCAAGTTTAAGGAGAAAGGCCTTATTTTGGTCACCTAATTTTTGTAAGCCTAAACCCCTCTTAATTAAAGGTTGGCAGCAAGAATTCTAATTAGTAAGCGAAACTTTCCTCCTCTCAATAGAAGAACCCTAAATAAAACCACACACGCACCAACTTTTCAATAGTGTTGCACACCCCAATCAAAATCATGGTAGTCTGCATAAAGTAACTAGGAATGGCCATCAAAACAGACTTAGCTAAAGTTACTTTTCTTATTAAAGAGAGCTTCTTAGCTTCCCATCTTGAGAGCTTGGTATAAACTTTATCAATAAGAAACTGAAAAGTCGCATTTTTAACTCTTTGGTGAAAAAGAGGCATACCCAGATATACTCTTAAGTCATCTACTATTAGAAAACCCAAATGTTGAGAAATAATTGATGTGGTAGAGCCTGACATGTTAGCAAAAAAAAACCTTCAATTTGCTAGCATTTAATTTGTGCTAAAAAAATAGCAAAACTATTGCTTGATCAATAGTGGTTTCATAAAACTAAATCACTTAcagaaaataaataagaaagcAGTGTCCCTCATCTAGATAAACAAATAGGTTTCCACAACCCTTTCTCCATGGTGTTACAAATGCTATGCCCTAATCTCTCCATACCAAGAACAAAAAGGTAAGGAGACAACGAGTCACCCTATCTAATACCCCTTAATGGAACAAATTCTTCAATTAGTACACCATTCCATAACACCTATATAAGCATAGAATTAATAACCATACGCAAATTGTTAGGAAAACTCGCATCACTTAAGCAATTTTGCATGAAATCTCATCTTATTCTATCATACACTTTTTCAAGATCAATTTTAACTGCCAcccattcttttttatttttcttcacttTCTTAAGAATctccatttttaatatttttcttgttttcaaatATGTTAGTTTCAGCTATAATTGCCCACTGCAACGTCAATTATAACTTAAGGAAAAGTTGGCAAGACATTataacttgttttattttattagaatattCTGACCAAAATTGTTTAGACCGTTAATTATTGATTTTCGAGGAATGTTAGCAAAAGACTAGTGAATACTTCATATGGAAGAATCAAgataagaaaagataaaaattttacctttcaATGCAATCAAAGTTCCCTTATGTAGAAGATCTGGTTTTCAAATGGGTTTGATGTTAAGAGGATCTCTTCCAGCATGCGATTATTTAAAGAACTTTTCAATGGTTTTTTTTAGAAGGATTAGTGGTTGTAATTTATTGCAATTCAACAAgcctattttgtatttttattgaaTGACTTGTTTAGGTTAGGTGCATGAATTAGAGAACTTTTTATCTGTTCGACTAGGAATTATTTTGTTAGTTCAAAATTTGTAAGTACACAAATTAAGTCAATCAATTTATATCTAAACTTTTAGAGAGAAAATTTTAGAGGAAAAGTGATCTAGTTTGAAGTATAGGAGTAAGGTTACAACTTAGTGAGTGAGTTGAGCTTAAATCATAGCTTGTATTCATTGTTG
Protein-coding sequences here:
- the LOC107901341 gene encoding coumaroyl-CoA:anthocyanidin 3-O-glucoside-6''-O-coumaroyltransferase 1, which encodes MATQAERCMKVVEDVSPPPGSVPTTSLPLTFFDIQFLGSSPFQRLFFYEFPHPTSYFMQTTLPSLKTSLSLTLQRFFPFAGNLVFPAPPQIPYILYTQGDSVSFFVNESTADFSHLAGDHARHFQEFQLILPKLLPAIACKTSSGCIQKMPFMAIQVTLFPNQGISIGVSFCHVAGDGRTLAHFMKSWASIQQSQGDLTCLNNPLPDFSSRDLIEDPLGLACLFMKRKWSFEDLSNNPIKKLRITCTIKRSQVELLKDLVTKGCVEDNGSEPVSISTFVVTCAYMWVCLTKLQETTVSQQISSADDSDELSYFLFAVDCRGHLKLPATYFGNCTIARTVAVKRSALMGENGIVVAGKAIGREVMETYKGPLKGAEREKFKSRHPPIMVSASPKFELYKVDFGWGRPRKTEVANIGSLGSLSLFSIAEGREEEGSIEFGLALAPHELDIFNSIFHRTY